In a single window of the Thermoplasmatales archaeon genome:
- a CDS encoding DNA-directed RNA polymerase subunit H, producing the protein MSKFNVLQHELVPEHHLISKDEEDKVLKELEITRDLLPKISRSDPAIKALEEIHGPLESGRIIKIIRKSPTTGYSVYYRVIADEVFK; encoded by the coding sequence ATGAGTAAATTTAACGTGTTGCAACACGAATTAGTTCCAGAACATCACCTAATTTCAAAGGATGAAGAGGATAAGGTTTTAAAGGAGTTAGAGATAACGAGAGACCTTTTGCCAAAGATAAGCAGGAGTGATCCAGCAATAAAGGCGCTTGAAGAAATTCATGGTCCGCTCGAAAGCGGTAGAATAATTAAAATAATTCGTAAGAGTCCTACGACTGGATACTCCGTTTATTATAGGGTCATCGCGGATGAGGTCTTTAAATGA